A genomic stretch from Heptranchias perlo isolate sHepPer1 chromosome 28, sHepPer1.hap1, whole genome shotgun sequence includes:
- the LOC137299229 gene encoding histone H2B 1/2-like, protein MPEEKKPAPKKGAKKAVSKVTAKGGKKQRRLRMENYSIYAYKVMKQVHPDTGISSKGLEQYFLERIVGEASRFSHYNEHSTISSREIQTGVAQLLVSQRNGAGVVRLEGTTEMGSSETLKRI, encoded by the coding sequence ATGCCTGAGGAGAAGAAACCAGCGCCCAAGAAGGGGGCCAAGAAAGCTGTGAGTAAAGTCACAgcaaagggcggcaagaagcagagaaggttgaggatgGAGAATTACTCGATCTATgcttacaaagtgatgaagcaagtTCACCCGGACactggcatctcctccaagggcCTTGAACAATATTTTCTCGAGCGCATtgtgggtgaggcttcccgcttTTCCCATTATAACGAGCACTCAACCATCAGTTCCAGGGAGATCCAGACAGGTGTGGCCCAGCTGTTGgtcagtcagaggaacggagcgggtgttgtaaggctggaggggaCCACAGAGATGGGGAGCAGTGAGACTTTGAaaagaatttaa